One Blastocatellia bacterium DNA window includes the following coding sequences:
- a CDS encoding DEAD/DEAH box helicase family protein: METESEKQTRRQRIDPKLIKAGWTIAPFDANRPLAWYQNTAIVEYPTSTGPADYALCVDGQILGIVEAKKVTLGPQNVLTQAERYAKGVGNSPFNFNGRFVPFLYSTNGEIIWFEDVRHQLNRSRQISAFHSPNALREMLTKQFDQACQWFFDPAKSPFHQRLRPYQKEANQAIETAIVNRKRKMLVAMATGTGKTFTLVSQVYRLMKSGVAQRILFLVDRRALAAQAVQAFASFEPEPGLKFDNIYEVYSQRFRREDLSGDRTFDSKVLPSSYLLDPKPQHAFVYVCTIQRMIVNLFGREEVQKNEEETIDEDAERVDIPIHAFDLIIADECHRGYSSKELSTWRKALDHFDAINIGLTATPAAHTKSYFQNVVYRYEYERAVREGYLVDYDVVTVNSDVRLNGVFLKADEQVGVIDTQTGVEQLDFIEAEREFDATDLERKVTSPDSNQKIIAEVKKYAEEHEQKYGRFPKTLIFATNDLDHTSHADQLVEICRDIFGRGNSFVQKITGSVDRPLQHIREFRNRPQPSIVVSVDLLSTGVDIPDLEFIVFLRPVKSRILFEQMLGRGTRKGEKYPDKSHFVVFDCFGGTLLEYFRNATAITADAPERASRSIAQLVKDIWDNRDRDYNTRCLVKRLQRVDKEMSGDARELFAAYIPDGNLAAYALNLPKKLAENFAESIKLLKDTAFQDLLVNYPRPQRVFYVAYETQDNVSSEWLIRDGLGKEHKPEDYLKAFERFVKENPNQIDAISILLNRPQNWGTDALSELQNKISSSSEHFTIANLQKVHEFQYKKALVDIISMVKHAAQSDQPLFTAEERINRAIEKVSANQTFTPEQQEWLERIRKAIVETLSIDQEDFDTIPILSREGGWGRANRVFNGRLLELIKNINEAIAA; this comes from the coding sequence ATGGAAACAGAATCTGAAAAGCAAACTCGCCGTCAAAGAATAGACCCTAAACTTATAAAAGCTGGTTGGACAATAGCCCCATTTGATGCTAATCGTCCGCTTGCTTGGTATCAAAACACAGCAATTGTTGAATATCCGACTAGCACAGGCCCGGCTGATTACGCCCTATGTGTTGATGGGCAAATTTTAGGGATTGTTGAAGCTAAAAAAGTTACTCTTGGCCCTCAAAATGTACTAACTCAAGCCGAGCGTTATGCTAAAGGTGTTGGCAATAGCCCATTTAACTTTAATGGTCGTTTTGTACCATTTCTTTACTCTACAAATGGGGAAATTATTTGGTTTGAGGATGTGCGGCACCAACTAAACCGATCCCGCCAAATTAGCGCGTTTCATAGCCCTAATGCACTTAGAGAAATGTTAACAAAGCAGTTTGACCAGGCTTGCCAATGGTTTTTTGATCCAGCTAAGTCGCCTTTTCATCAGCGTTTGCGACCATATCAAAAGGAAGCAAACCAGGCTATTGAAACTGCTATAGTTAATCGTAAGCGGAAAATGTTGGTAGCAATGGCGACGGGTACAGGCAAAACTTTTACTTTGGTAAGCCAAGTTTACCGGCTAATGAAGTCTGGAGTTGCTCAAAGGATTTTATTTTTAGTTGACCGTAGAGCTTTAGCGGCTCAAGCTGTGCAAGCGTTTGCTTCTTTTGAACCTGAGCCAGGGCTAAAGTTTGATAACATTTATGAAGTTTATAGCCAACGCTTTAGACGGGAAGATTTAAGCGGTGATAGAACGTTTGATAGTAAAGTGTTGCCCTCGTCCTATTTGTTAGACCCTAAGCCACAACACGCTTTTGTTTATGTTTGTACCATTCAACGGATGATTGTAAATCTTTTTGGACGTGAAGAGGTGCAAAAGAACGAAGAAGAAACTATTGATGAAGATGCCGAACGTGTTGATATTCCAATTCATGCTTTTGATTTGATTATTGCTGATGAATGCCATCGCGGTTATTCATCAAAGGAGCTTTCCACTTGGCGTAAAGCCTTGGATCATTTTGATGCAATCAACATTGGACTTACAGCAACACCGGCAGCACACACAAAAAGCTATTTTCAAAATGTAGTTTATCGTTATGAGTATGAAAGAGCCGTTAGAGAAGGCTATCTTGTTGATTATGATGTTGTTACAGTAAACTCAGACGTTAGATTAAATGGAGTTTTTCTAAAAGCTGATGAGCAAGTAGGCGTAATTGATACACAAACAGGTGTGGAGCAACTAGATTTTATTGAAGCTGAAAGGGAATTTGACGCTACAGATTTAGAAAGAAAAGTCACCTCGCCAGATTCAAACCAAAAAATTATTGCTGAAGTAAAAAAATATGCTGAAGAACACGAGCAAAAATATGGACGCTTTCCTAAAACCTTAATTTTTGCTACTAATGATCTAGATCATACCTCGCATGCAGATCAGCTAGTAGAAATTTGCCGAGATATTTTTGGACGAGGCAATTCATTTGTCCAAAAGATTACTGGCAGTGTAGACCGACCCTTGCAGCACATTCGAGAGTTTCGCAACCGTCCACAGCCTAGCATTGTTGTTTCTGTAGATTTGCTTTCTACCGGCGTGGATATTCCTGACCTAGAATTTATTGTTTTTTTACGTCCGGTTAAATCTCGAATTTTGTTTGAGCAAATGCTAGGACGTGGGACAAGAAAAGGCGAAAAATACCCAGATAAATCACATTTTGTTGTTTTTGATTGTTTTGGAGGCACATTGCTAGAGTATTTCCGTAATGCAACAGCAATTACTGCTGATGCACCGGAAAGAGCCTCTCGCAGCATTGCACAACTTGTTAAAGATATTTGGGATAATCGAGATCGTGACTATAACACACGTTGTTTAGTAAAACGCCTGCAACGTGTTGATAAGGAAATGTCAGGCGATGCGCGAGAGTTGTTTGCTGCTTATATTCCTGATGGCAACCTTGCTGCTTATGCCTTAAACTTGCCTAAAAAATTAGCAGAAAACTTTGCTGAATCAATAAAATTACTTAAGGACACAGCATTTCAAGACCTGTTAGTCAATTATCCTCGTCCGCAACGTGTTTTTTATGTCGCTTATGAAACACAAGATAATGTTAGCTCTGAATGGTTAATTCGTGATGGACTAGGCAAAGAGCATAAGCCGGAAGATTACCTAAAAGCTTTTGAAAGGTTTGTTAAGGAAAATCCTAATCAAATTGATGCAATTAGTATTTTGCTTAATCGTCCTCAAAATTGGGGAACAGACGCACTTAGCGAACTGCAAAATAAAATTTCTTCATCAAGTGAGCATTTTACAATTGCAAATCTACAAAAAGTTCATGAATTTCAATATAAAAAAGCCTTAGTTGATATTATTTCAATGGTTAAACACGCTGCACAATCTGACCAACCGCTTTTTACAGCTGAGGAACGCATCAACCGAGCTATTGAAAAAGTTTCTGCTAATCAAACATTTACGCCGGAGCAACAAGAATGGCTAGAGCGAATCAGGAAAGCTATAGTAGAAACTTTGTCGATTGATCAGGAAGATTTTGATACTATACCGATTCTTTCGCGTGAAGGTGGTTGGGGACGTGCTAACCGTGTTTTTAACGGTCGTTTACTTGAGCTAATCAAAAATATTAATGAGGCAATAGCAGCATGA